A stretch of Nonomuraea africana DNA encodes these proteins:
- a CDS encoding LysR substrate-binding domain-containing protein yields the protein MDSPFDRWNPDLSLELGAHDDGDREHGRELLAKAAALAEAVDRFQAGDGRIDIGTFQSVSTVISPVVVRRLRDEHPGCDIRLSEEEPEAPQIGDLDLLFYDGPLNGDVEHVKLLDDPYLLVARRGTFSEHSVPLDQLDGAPLVAWPSTCDQPRMEEAFTRAGANPKIVFRTAGNETLLSMVRAGMGSAVLPWLAIHAADAESDDRLRVHELRPAIPPREVCLHWRAGRTHSPLAARAIEIAIEIASDLADELALEYSGPTT from the coding sequence TTGGACTCTCCCTTTGATCGTTGGAACCCGGATTTATCGTTGGAACTCGGAGCGCACGACGACGGCGACCGCGAGCACGGACGCGAGCTGCTGGCGAAGGCGGCAGCCCTGGCCGAGGCCGTGGACCGGTTCCAGGCCGGCGACGGCCGGATCGACATCGGCACCTTCCAGAGCGTATCCACGGTGATCTCGCCGGTCGTCGTACGTCGGCTGCGCGACGAGCACCCCGGCTGCGACATCCGGCTGTCTGAGGAAGAGCCGGAGGCGCCTCAGATCGGCGATCTCGACCTGCTGTTCTACGATGGCCCCCTCAACGGCGACGTCGAGCATGTCAAGCTGCTCGACGATCCGTACCTGCTGGTGGCCAGGCGCGGCACCTTCTCCGAGCATTCTGTCCCGCTGGACCAGCTCGACGGCGCACCGCTGGTGGCCTGGCCGTCGACCTGCGACCAGCCCAGGATGGAGGAGGCATTCACCCGCGCCGGCGCGAACCCGAAGATCGTCTTCCGTACGGCAGGCAACGAGACGCTGCTGTCGATGGTGCGAGCTGGGATGGGATCGGCAGTGCTGCCGTGGCTCGCCATCCACGCTGCCGACGCCGAGTCCGACGACCGGCTCCGCGTCCACGAGCTGCGACCGGCCATTCCCCCACGCGAGGTCTGCCTGCACTGGCGGGCCGGCCGTACCCACTCTCCCTTGGCAGCCCGAGCGATCGAGATCGCCATCGAAATTGCGTCCGACCTGGCCGACGAGCTGGCCCTGGAGTACTCCGGTCCGACCACGTAA
- a CDS encoding alpha/beta hydrolase gives MSTFVLIHGGGDVGWSWHLVEAELRARGHDVLAPDLPGDDESKTLADYADAVVEAVGDKQDLVVVGHSFGAFTAPLVADRLPVDVLVLLAGMIPSPGESLDEWWANTGCQSAVEEQAKRDGGLTGSADPFVSFYHDVPRELAEEAMGKERDHPSRAASAAPWPLDAWPNVPTRFVLCSEDRFFPPDFFRRLVPERLGIVPDEIAGGHCVALSRPKEVADMLAGYAATASATRIEQ, from the coding sequence ATGAGCACATTCGTGTTGATCCACGGCGGAGGAGACGTCGGATGGTCCTGGCACCTGGTGGAGGCCGAGCTACGAGCGCGTGGGCACGACGTGCTGGCTCCCGACCTTCCGGGTGATGACGAGTCGAAGACCCTGGCGGACTACGCCGACGCCGTGGTCGAGGCCGTCGGTGACAAGCAGGACCTGGTCGTCGTGGGCCACTCGTTCGGTGCGTTCACCGCCCCGTTGGTCGCCGATCGGCTGCCCGTCGATGTGCTGGTCCTCCTGGCCGGCATGATCCCGTCGCCAGGTGAGTCGCTGGATGAGTGGTGGGCCAACACCGGCTGCCAGAGCGCGGTAGAGGAGCAGGCCAAGCGCGATGGCGGTTTGACCGGCAGCGCGGATCCATTCGTGAGCTTCTACCACGATGTACCCCGGGAGCTGGCCGAGGAGGCGATGGGCAAGGAGCGCGACCATCCGTCCAGGGCCGCATCGGCCGCTCCGTGGCCGTTGGATGCGTGGCCGAACGTGCCGACGAGGTTCGTGCTCTGCAGCGAGGACCGCTTCTTCCCGCCCGACTTCTTTCGCCGGCTGGTGCCCGAGCGTCTGGGTATCGTCCCCGACGAGATCGCGGGCGGCCACTGCGTCGCACTCAGCCGCCCCAAAGAGGTGGCGGACATGTTGGCGGGCTACGCGGCTACCGCGTCTGCCACGAGGATCGAGCAGTGA
- a CDS encoding metalloregulator ArsR/SmtB family transcription factor has translation MDALLTALADPARWRLVSLLAERPRSVGVLAQLAEARQPQTTKHLQALERAGVVTSQRTGQRRIYALQPGPLRELAAALSRLADTADQAGGSRETYDRYGLSLHAERLAAKEPGWADSRSFRFLRSLTGPPELVWRHLTETSLLARWWTPDDLRVSELVFEARPGGRIVHEYRDAEDADGSDLVAGRAQGVVDDVRPGERLAYRLSPLLPDGGLAFTAHVDLGLRPTDTGTDLDVHWRITDSTVDSADFIAGIEIGFGQSLDKLAATLVADSDSTDDTGHDTDTRSTK, from the coding sequence ATGGACGCACTCCTCACCGCGCTGGCCGACCCGGCCCGCTGGCGGCTCGTGAGCCTGTTGGCCGAGCGGCCCCGCTCGGTCGGTGTCCTCGCCCAGCTCGCCGAGGCGCGCCAGCCGCAGACGACCAAGCACCTGCAAGCCCTTGAACGCGCCGGCGTCGTCACCTCCCAGCGCACCGGCCAGCGCCGCATCTACGCGCTCCAGCCTGGTCCCCTGCGGGAGTTGGCGGCTGCGCTCAGCCGGCTCGCCGACACCGCCGACCAGGCCGGTGGCTCGCGCGAGACCTACGACCGCTACGGGCTCAGCCTCCACGCGGAGCGGCTCGCCGCGAAGGAGCCGGGGTGGGCCGACAGCCGCTCGTTCAGATTCCTCCGGTCGCTGACGGGACCTCCCGAGCTGGTCTGGCGCCACCTGACCGAGACCTCCCTGCTCGCCCGATGGTGGACGCCGGACGACCTGCGCGTCTCCGAGCTCGTCTTCGAGGCGCGACCGGGCGGGCGGATCGTCCACGAGTACCGCGATGCCGAGGACGCCGACGGCTCCGACCTGGTCGCCGGGCGCGCGCAGGGAGTCGTCGACGACGTACGCCCGGGTGAGCGCCTCGCCTACCGTCTCTCCCCGCTGCTTCCCGACGGCGGCCTCGCCTTCACCGCCCACGTCGACCTCGGCCTTCGGCCCACCGATACCGGCACGGACCTCGACGTCCACTGGCGGATCACCGACAGCACGGTCGACTCCGCGGACTTCATCGCAGGCATCGAGATCGGCTTCGGCCAGAGCCTCGACAAGCTCGCGGCGACCCTCGTCGCGGATTCCGACAGCACCGACGACACCGGGCACGACACCGATACAAGGAGCACGAAATGA
- a CDS encoding dihydrofolate reductase family protein, translating to MTNSTGRRVTANLSLTLDGRYNGPGGPGDFGAFAPYVTTEVARDHMTRIWEGATTALLGRLNAEGFMGYWPPVAEDDNADPRDRGYAKWLVDTEKVVFSTTLTEAPWERTRVVNAPAADVVAELKATGEGDILVNSSASIIKALLSADLLDRLYLMIFPEIAGGGQRLFDDGLPASKWTLTHQETGELGEVAMVYDRVR from the coding sequence ATGACCAACTCGACCGGCCGCAGGGTGACCGCGAACCTGAGCCTCACCCTCGACGGGCGTTACAACGGTCCTGGCGGGCCCGGCGATTTCGGGGCGTTCGCCCCGTATGTGACCACCGAGGTCGCGCGAGACCACATGACCCGCATCTGGGAGGGCGCGACGACGGCGCTGCTCGGCCGGCTCAATGCCGAGGGTTTCATGGGGTACTGGCCGCCGGTCGCCGAAGACGACAACGCCGATCCGCGTGATCGCGGATACGCGAAGTGGCTGGTCGACACGGAAAAGGTGGTCTTCTCGACCACCTTGACCGAAGCGCCGTGGGAACGCACCCGCGTGGTGAACGCCCCCGCCGCGGACGTCGTCGCCGAACTCAAGGCCACCGGTGAGGGCGACATCCTCGTCAACAGCAGCGCGAGCATCATCAAGGCGCTCCTCTCGGCGGACCTGCTCGACCGGCTGTACCTCATGATCTTCCCCGAGATCGCCGGGGGTGGGCAGCGACTGTTCGACGACGGCCTGCCTGCTTCGAAGTGGACGCTCACGCACCAGGAGACCGGCGAGCTGGGCGAGGTCGCCATGGTCTACGACCGAGTCCGCTGA
- a CDS encoding DUF1707 SHOCT-like domain-containing protein: MTSLPEGPPSLISEDERDTAVQRLQEAYIEGHISHEEMNERLHQVLTAKTPSELVSALASLPEENAGTTSTIAAVSGRIQRRGAWRVPRILKVESALGRVHLDLSRAVIDHPVVDIELQLGTGRAKITVPRDAIVDVEDLRTGWKDPLYKTRRRSRPGGPKIRISGTMGLGRLKIRHARR; the protein is encoded by the coding sequence GTGACGTCCCTGCCGGAAGGCCCGCCGTCACTGATCAGCGAAGACGAACGCGACACGGCCGTGCAGCGCCTGCAGGAGGCGTACATCGAAGGGCACATCTCACACGAGGAGATGAACGAACGCCTCCACCAGGTGCTCACCGCCAAGACGCCCAGCGAGCTCGTGTCGGCTCTGGCCTCGCTCCCGGAGGAGAATGCGGGCACCACGTCCACGATTGCCGCCGTCAGCGGACGGATCCAGCGGCGCGGCGCATGGCGGGTCCCTCGGATCCTCAAGGTCGAGTCCGCACTCGGAAGGGTGCACCTGGACCTGTCCCGGGCGGTCATCGACCATCCGGTAGTCGACATCGAGTTGCAACTCGGCACCGGCAGAGCCAAGATCACGGTGCCTCGCGACGCGATCGTCGACGTCGAGGATCTGCGCACCGGGTGGAAGGACCCGCTCTACAAGACCCGGCGGCGCTCCCGCCCCGGCGGGCCGAAGATCCGGATCTCCGGGACCATGGGGTTAGGACGGTTGAAGATCCGCCACGCGCGGCGTTGA
- a CDS encoding ABC transporter permease yields the protein MTALTPPIGPRLRWTFTDGLTLVGRELGRLRQDPGELVAALIFPAIMVVLFGYVFGSAIQVPGGGDYREYLMPGLFSMVTFSAVMGVMTRVATDASRGVMDRFRSMPMARLAVPFGQTGADSLIGLPLLAIMVGAGLLVGWQPHRGLIPTAGAFLLMMLLRYALSWVGVYVGLAVKNDQVADAMVPLFLPFTMLSNSFVPTDGMPGWLRFLADWNPVSAITAASRELFGNPGVTSGDVAWPLAHPVAAVLLWSAALLVVFVPLSVRTYKRRGR from the coding sequence ATGACCGCCCTCACCCCGCCGATAGGCCCCCGCCTGCGCTGGACGTTCACCGACGGGCTGACCCTGGTCGGCCGCGAGCTGGGACGGCTGCGGCAGGACCCCGGGGAACTCGTCGCCGCGCTGATCTTCCCGGCCATCATGGTGGTGCTGTTCGGGTACGTCTTCGGCAGCGCGATCCAGGTGCCGGGCGGCGGCGACTACCGCGAGTACCTCATGCCCGGGCTGTTCTCGATGGTGACCTTCTCGGCGGTGATGGGGGTCATGACGCGGGTGGCCACCGACGCCTCCCGCGGGGTCATGGACCGGTTCCGCTCCATGCCGATGGCGCGGTTGGCGGTGCCGTTCGGGCAGACCGGCGCAGACTCCCTGATCGGCCTGCCGCTCCTGGCCATCATGGTGGGGGCGGGCCTGCTGGTGGGCTGGCAGCCGCACCGCGGTCTGATACCCACGGCCGGGGCGTTCCTGCTGATGATGCTGCTGCGGTACGCGCTGAGCTGGGTGGGCGTCTACGTGGGCCTGGCGGTGAAGAACGACCAGGTCGCCGACGCGATGGTGCCGCTGTTCCTGCCGTTCACGATGCTGTCCAACTCGTTCGTCCCGACCGACGGCATGCCGGGGTGGCTGCGGTTCCTGGCCGACTGGAACCCGGTGAGCGCGATCACCGCCGCCTCCCGGGAGCTGTTCGGGAATCCGGGTGTGACGTCCGGCGACGTGGCCTGGCCGCTCGCGCATCCGGTGGCCGCGGTCCTGCTCTGGTCGGCTGCGCTGCTGGTGGTGTTCGTCCCGCTGTCGGTCCGTACCTACAAGCGCAGGGGACGGTGA
- a CDS encoding ATP-binding cassette domain-containing protein yields MADPIVVAEGLHKSFGDTHALRGLDLSVPRGTVCGVLGPNGAGKTTAVRILATLSDPDAGHARIAGYDVVREAGKVRARIGLAGQYAAVDEKLTGRGNLRMFGRLYHLSRREAHQRADELLERFGLMDAADRQVAGYSGGMRRRLDLITSLILRPEVLFLDEPTTGLDPRSRGEIWDSVRELVAEGTTVLLTTQYLDEADQLADDIAVIDHGQVIATGTPDELKATIGDRLDVVLEDPAALRPAATALNALVGTDPTMTGADQLSVALPGGGFRLADIVRELDRAGVAAADVSLRRPTLDEVFLRLTDRKENVS; encoded by the coding sequence ATGGCGGATCCGATCGTGGTCGCCGAAGGGCTGCACAAGTCCTTCGGTGACACCCATGCGCTGCGGGGCCTGGACCTGAGCGTCCCGAGAGGAACGGTCTGCGGCGTGCTGGGGCCGAACGGCGCGGGGAAGACGACCGCGGTGCGCATCCTGGCGACCCTGTCCGATCCCGATGCCGGGCACGCCCGCATCGCCGGATACGACGTCGTCCGCGAGGCCGGCAAGGTGCGGGCCAGGATCGGGCTCGCGGGCCAGTACGCCGCCGTGGACGAGAAGCTCACCGGCCGTGGCAACCTGCGCATGTTCGGGCGCCTCTACCACCTGTCCCGGCGCGAGGCACACCAGCGGGCCGACGAGCTGCTCGAACGCTTCGGTCTGATGGACGCCGCCGATCGTCAGGTCGCCGGCTACTCCGGCGGTATGCGGCGCCGCCTCGACCTGATCACCAGCCTCATCCTGCGCCCCGAGGTGCTCTTCCTGGACGAGCCGACCACCGGCCTGGACCCGCGCAGCCGCGGCGAGATCTGGGACAGCGTCCGCGAGCTGGTGGCGGAGGGCACCACGGTGCTGCTCACCACGCAGTATCTGGACGAGGCCGACCAGCTGGCCGACGACATCGCCGTCATCGACCACGGACAGGTCATCGCCACGGGCACTCCCGACGAGCTGAAGGCCACGATCGGGGACCGCCTCGACGTCGTTCTCGAAGACCCCGCCGCGCTGCGTCCGGCGGCGACCGCGCTGAACGCCCTGGTCGGGACCGATCCCACGATGACGGGCGCCGACCAGCTCAGCGTCGCCCTGCCCGGCGGCGGTTTCCGGCTCGCCGACATCGTGCGCGAGCTCGACCGCGCAGGGGTCGCCGCGGCCGACGTGAGCCTGCGCCGCCCCACCCTCGACGAGGTGTTCCTGCGCCTCACCGACCGGAAGGAGAACGTCTCGTGA
- a CDS encoding TetR/AcrR family transcriptional regulator has translation MTDAEYVNIWMRPERPARGPKPAYSRAQITEAAVRIADAEGLEAVTMRRIAAEIGAGAMSLYRYVPSRDDLIELMADRLMGEIDVAGLPSGDWRADLTRYADGMRAMWLRHPWIITVHRSLPSFGPNQLLLIERVMGALDAHVSIDENLGLMAILNGYIEGAVREEISWAEEVRRSGLSESEWMVRSSPRVHQLVKSGEYPIFTKIVMQARQPHLSRDDQFRYGLERVLDCIAAALPPTVEPPVAAHREGQEDRDD, from the coding sequence GTGACCGACGCCGAGTACGTGAACATCTGGATGCGGCCCGAGCGCCCGGCCCGCGGGCCGAAGCCGGCCTACAGCCGCGCGCAGATCACCGAGGCGGCGGTCCGGATCGCCGACGCCGAGGGGCTGGAGGCCGTCACCATGCGGCGGATCGCCGCCGAGATCGGCGCGGGCGCGATGTCGCTCTACCGGTACGTCCCGAGCCGCGACGACCTCATCGAGCTCATGGCCGACCGGCTGATGGGCGAGATCGACGTCGCGGGCCTGCCCTCCGGCGACTGGCGCGCGGACCTGACGCGCTACGCCGACGGCATGCGCGCGATGTGGCTGCGGCACCCGTGGATCATCACCGTGCACCGGTCACTGCCCAGCTTCGGCCCCAACCAGCTGCTCCTTATCGAACGAGTGATGGGAGCCCTCGACGCCCACGTCTCCATCGACGAGAACCTCGGCCTCATGGCCATCCTGAACGGCTACATCGAGGGCGCCGTCCGCGAGGAGATCAGCTGGGCCGAGGAGGTCCGCCGCAGCGGGCTCAGCGAGTCGGAGTGGATGGTGCGGAGCTCCCCGCGCGTCCACCAGCTGGTGAAGAGCGGGGAGTACCCGATCTTCACCAAGATCGTGATGCAGGCGCGCCAGCCGCACCTGAGCCGCGACGACCAGTTCCGGTACGGGCTGGAGCGCGTCCTCGACTGCATCGCCGCGGCCCTCCCGCCAACGGTCGAGCCTCCGGTCGCGGCGCACCGAGAGGGGCAGGAAGACCGCGACGATTAG
- a CDS encoding SDR family NAD(P)-dependent oxidoreductase, producing the protein MGSLDGRVVLITGAGRGIGREEALLFAAEGAKVVVNDPGVAIDGTGGDGGVADAVVKEIVARGGQAVANTDSVADWRGAQRMVDTAVQAFGDLHVVVNNATIERNRAMVNLSEEDFDDVVAVKLKGTFAVTRWAARHWRARFEAGDRIDRAVINTSSGSGLLNPLPTQASYAAGNAGVAAMTTVGALELGRYGVRVNCISPSMARTRLTLEVPGMSAEPSPGRFDPLHPSTSAPIAAYLATSTCPLTGQVLSVRGGSVAVNHGWSRGATIDKDGLWTVAELAEQVPGLPMSDPFDKLADALGRALGPAGQSEIQEMINTLLDHGAEEPADSWK; encoded by the coding sequence ATGGGCAGCTTGGACGGACGCGTCGTTCTCATCACCGGCGCGGGGCGCGGCATCGGGCGAGAGGAGGCCCTGCTCTTCGCGGCCGAGGGCGCGAAGGTCGTGGTCAACGACCCCGGCGTCGCCATCGACGGCACGGGCGGCGACGGCGGCGTGGCCGACGCGGTGGTCAAGGAGATCGTCGCCCGCGGCGGCCAGGCAGTCGCCAACACCGACAGCGTCGCCGACTGGCGCGGCGCCCAGCGCATGGTGGACACGGCCGTGCAGGCCTTCGGCGACCTCCACGTCGTGGTCAACAACGCGACCATCGAACGCAACCGCGCGATGGTGAACCTGTCGGAGGAGGACTTCGACGACGTCGTCGCCGTGAAGCTCAAAGGCACCTTCGCGGTCACCCGCTGGGCGGCCCGGCACTGGCGCGCGCGGTTCGAGGCCGGCGACCGGATCGACCGGGCCGTCATCAACACCTCCTCCGGCTCCGGCCTGCTCAACCCCCTGCCCACGCAGGCCTCCTACGCGGCGGGGAACGCGGGCGTCGCGGCGATGACCACCGTCGGCGCCCTCGAACTCGGCCGGTACGGCGTCCGCGTCAACTGCATCTCGCCCTCCATGGCCCGCACCCGGCTCACCCTCGAGGTCCCCGGGATGAGCGCGGAGCCGTCCCCGGGACGTTTCGACCCGCTGCACCCCTCCACCAGCGCGCCGATCGCCGCCTATCTGGCCACCAGCACCTGCCCGCTCACCGGGCAGGTGCTCTCCGTCCGCGGCGGGTCGGTCGCGGTCAACCACGGCTGGTCGCGCGGCGCGACCATCGACAAGGACGGCCTGTGGACCGTCGCCGAACTCGCCGAGCAGGTGCCCGGCCTGCCGATGAGCGACCCCTTCGACAAGCTCGCCGACGCTCTGGGCCGCGCCCTCGGCCCGGCCGGGCAGAGCGAGATCCAGGAGATGATCAACACGCTCCTCGACCACGGGGCTGAGGAACCGGCGGACAGCTGGAAATGA
- a CDS encoding TetR/AcrR family transcriptional regulator translates to MTGSAQSVGLRERKKRRTRQALVDAAVGLFEEKGYEHVTVAEIAEAAEVSTRTFFLHFQAKEDVLFANADVRIDLALRAVAERSAEERFPDVLVRAMEQMIGNSWDSDLTSGLAALRVRLSASAPALQARMLQRYVAAQTELAQALHRAYLEELDPVTAAALVGAMVGAVSAATLASLQRGDQPEDVRDAMRQAMELVAGCEGRPR, encoded by the coding sequence ATGACGGGAAGCGCGCAGAGCGTGGGACTGCGGGAGCGCAAGAAGCGACGCACGCGGCAGGCGCTGGTCGACGCGGCGGTCGGCCTGTTCGAGGAGAAGGGCTACGAGCACGTCACGGTGGCTGAGATCGCCGAGGCGGCGGAGGTGTCCACCCGCACGTTCTTCCTGCACTTCCAGGCGAAGGAGGACGTGCTGTTCGCCAACGCCGACGTGCGGATCGACCTGGCGCTGCGGGCGGTGGCCGAGCGCAGCGCCGAGGAGCGCTTTCCCGACGTCCTCGTGCGGGCGATGGAACAGATGATCGGCAACAGCTGGGACAGCGATCTGACCAGCGGGCTGGCCGCTCTCCGGGTACGGCTGTCGGCGTCGGCGCCCGCGCTGCAGGCGCGGATGTTGCAGCGGTACGTCGCGGCCCAGACCGAGCTGGCGCAGGCGCTGCACCGGGCCTATCTGGAGGAGCTGGATCCGGTCACCGCCGCCGCCCTGGTGGGCGCGATGGTCGGCGCGGTGAGCGCCGCGACGCTGGCCAGCCTCCAGCGTGGCGACCAGCCCGAGGATGTGCGCGACGCGATGCGGCAGGCCATGGAGCTGGTCGCGGGATGCGAAGGCCGGCCGCGCTGA
- a CDS encoding L,D-transpeptidase — MAAALTASCSSGSAATGGPAAAGGSGTASASASPAPAIKISPAEGSSKVKPNKKVVVTASGGALDEVVVEGGGKQLEGSFNADKTKWVSKDPLKPTSSYSVSAKAGSTTAAASFKTLKPEVELEVADVTPNQKGEKVGVGAPIIVTFNNPVADKEAVEGALEVEAEKPVEGAWRWINDKTVIYRTAKYWPAHQDVKLTARLNGVQGGKDMYGVKDYTTTIKIGAKQISKINTKTHMMYVYRDGKKVKTMRISAGMATTREYTTTSGVHLTMERANPVRMISPGRKKGDPGYYDVMINHAVRISNSGEYVHAKNNVWAQGRQNVSHGCINSRPDQAKWFHDTMQRGDVVDIIGTTRKLEWNNGWGFWQLSFKEWKKGSAL, encoded by the coding sequence GTGGCCGCCGCGCTGACGGCGTCGTGCTCGAGCGGCTCGGCCGCCACGGGCGGCCCCGCCGCGGCTGGAGGATCGGGGACGGCCTCGGCGTCGGCCTCGCCCGCCCCCGCCATCAAGATCAGCCCCGCCGAGGGCAGCTCGAAGGTGAAGCCGAACAAGAAGGTCGTGGTCACCGCCTCGGGCGGCGCGCTGGACGAGGTGGTCGTCGAAGGCGGTGGCAAGCAGCTCGAGGGCTCCTTCAACGCCGACAAGACCAAGTGGGTCTCCAAGGACCCGCTGAAGCCGACCAGCAGCTACAGCGTCTCGGCCAAGGCCGGGTCGACCACCGCCGCGGCGAGCTTCAAGACCCTCAAGCCCGAGGTCGAGCTCGAGGTCGCCGACGTCACCCCGAACCAGAAGGGTGAGAAGGTCGGCGTGGGGGCGCCGATCATCGTCACCTTCAACAACCCGGTCGCCGACAAGGAGGCCGTCGAGGGGGCGCTCGAGGTCGAGGCCGAGAAGCCGGTCGAGGGCGCGTGGCGATGGATCAACGACAAGACCGTCATCTACCGCACCGCGAAGTACTGGCCCGCCCACCAGGACGTCAAGCTGACCGCCCGCCTCAACGGCGTGCAGGGCGGCAAGGACATGTACGGCGTGAAGGACTACACGACGACCATCAAGATCGGCGCCAAGCAGATCAGCAAGATCAACACCAAGACGCACATGATGTACGTCTACCGCGACGGTAAGAAGGTCAAGACCATGCGCATCAGCGCGGGCATGGCCACCACGCGGGAGTACACCACCACCTCGGGCGTCCACCTCACAATGGAGCGCGCCAACCCGGTCCGGATGATCTCCCCCGGCCGCAAGAAGGGCGACCCCGGCTACTACGACGTGATGATCAACCACGCCGTGCGCATCTCCAACTCGGGTGAGTACGTCCACGCCAAGAACAACGTGTGGGCGCAGGGCCGGCAGAACGTCAGCCACGGTTGCATCAACTCCCGCCCCGACCAGGCCAAGTGGTTTCACGACACCATGCAGCGCGGCGACGTGGTCGACATCATCGGCACCACCCGCAAGCTGGAGTGGAACAACGGCTGGGGCTTCTGGCAGCTGTCGTTCAAGGAGTGGAAGAAGGGCTCGGCCCTGTAA